AGGGATGTGGTTGCAATGGCGATGGTGATGGCGATGGTGATTTGGCCCAATATTTTTACCCCATCCCAAATCAGCACACTTGTAAATAGATAGCTGCATTTGATTAGTCGGCTAGTGCTTTGCTGATTTACTGATGTGAACGAAAATAACTGAGATGTCGAATTGTTCCCCTTGGGGCCATTTCAATTCTGAAATGAAGTCAAATGATTTTGTGTCAGATGTTCTGTATATGTGCTACTGCTATTTGTTCAACCTTTTACTAGCATTATACTTCCTCACAGTGCTTTTCTTTACATTTTTTGTCACACACAACGATTTTTTTCCCGATCTAGCTATTACCATATCAAGTCTGGTAGTGGATATTTAATATTGgcctttttgttgtttcacaTATCCATTTTGTTTGGCAGCTCGTCCCAGCCTGGTTAAGCTGTTTACCTATAAAAGGTGATTTGATTGAGGCCAAGGTTGTCCATGACCAGCTATGTTCAATGGTTGAAAGGTAAAAAAACTGGAATTTGGAGAATATTGAATTGTTAATAGATAAATGTTTGCATGTCTTTTTATGGTCAGTATTATTTTCCACTCTTCAATGCCTATTTAATTGTCCAAGGTGATTGTATAATGAAAAGTAATTGCATTGTTTACAGGTCAGATAGAGAGCTTTTAGGGCCCAATAATCAATATCTTCCCAAAATAGTTGCGGTTTTTGCTGAGGTATGTAGTGGTTTTCTGATGCACGTATGAATCTCATTCATTCTTGTGAAGTATTAGGTctaggtctctctctctctctctctctctctctctctctcaattggGCCAATGTGCTGTAGGTTTTATGCGCTGGTAAAGATTTGGCAACAGAGCAAACTGCTAGTCGTATGGTTAATCTATTAAGGCAGCTTCAACAAACTTTACCGCCCTCTACCCTAGAATCAACCTGGTCATCCTTGCAGCCCCAGCAACAGCTTGCATTGCAATTTATACTCTCATCATAATTCTTTAGCCTTCGCATTGCCTTTTGTTTGTGGAAACTGCTGCTTCTGGTCATTATATTTCCCTTTGCATTGGTGGGATATGCAATTTCATTTATCAGGAAAGCTCATGGGGTGGGCACATGATTGTTTGGAAGCGGATGTCTGGTCTGCGTTTTGATAGTGcattcttttgattttgtgttccAAAATTATTTCTCGTGGATTGGCGCCAATGCCTTGTTGCATTTTTTAGTCGGCGGAGGATGAAAAAAGTTAGGGATAGAAAGTTTTGCAATACAGTGTGCATATTATAGACGATCCAGTACTCCTAAGCTTCAAAAGATTGAAGTCAACAAAAGGATTGCGTACAATTGTGGCTTTTAGTTTTGTATGTTAAAGGTCAAGGTGTGTGATGAAGACATCTTGTATCAGTTTTGGTGCTTTATATTTTTGAAATGTAAAACAGTTTAATATAAGTTTGTTTTGCATTTGGTTTCATTGTTCAGCACATATCCTTATCACCCTTGAACATCTACTTTTGCTATCCACACTGCACTTCAACTACATTTACGTTGCTGGGCCCTATATGTAGCATCAATGATTCTTATGTTACTTTATACGATACATACAATGGTTGGGAATCTCCAAGTCTTTCTTTGGAATTAGTTAGCAGTTATGTGAGTCACAACTACCGGAGTCCTAAATGATTTAGTTTGGGGTGTTCATTCCAAGGAAGTTTGGCTCGTTATATTTAGAGTGGCGAATTGATGATGGAGACGTAGTTTGTTTGGCTTTCTTCGTCGTCGTCTGTTATCTATGCAGcaggttttatcacaaaaaggCTCAATGTAAggattttatcacaaaagaaCTCGGTGTAAGTGTAATTTGAGATGTCCTACTTCCGACTCTATTTTAAGCCCGATTAGAGTTTTCTCAAGCTTAATTTGATCTTAATATTTAGAGTAGTGAAACAATGGAGTTGGTTTGGTCTTGTTTTATCACAATGGTAGCCCTCTCACTGTAATTTGAGATCTCCTACtacttacaagttacaacccCATTTGAAGTCAACCCCTGTCAAAATCTTCTTTAGCTTACTCTAACATGTTCTAAAGAACTGAGTTACCCCACTTGTTGTGCAGTTAGAGTTGTCATCTTACTATGTCTGCTCAACCTCACCTCGAATGATGGTAATGTTTCTAGGTGTACTCGGCCAAACTAggctataatattttattactcTTTTGGGGTCATGCCCTTTCGCCCTTTTTCGGGGTTGTAACTTGTAGGGAGACTTTGAAAAATGtcaaaacagagagaaattttttttaaaaagtcaaaataaacaaaattgcccttatttatttttagatttCTTAAGAAATCTTTTACATTTGtatgtctttgatttgaagttgagaggtttttttatctttttaaaaaaaaactttatcttttttcaatgaaagttttttatgattaaaacttaaatttaattaactttgtaATGATATGGTCCAACTGAACTGGCTGCCTAGATTCAATATACGGTTGGCCCAAAGCTGTAACGACCTGTCTAGTCTACCAACATCGTCATAGTACATACAGACAGAGAcccaatattttatatatttcaaaatttttaaatagaaaaaatatgataataaagataaataaaaaaaaataaaaaaatagaaagaatcTAGTAATAATATAATGATGAAATAACAAGGTTTGTCTGGTGACGCAAGGAGGAGTAAAACAAACGCAGCTTGTTGCATAATAAGATATTATATTTGTGTATTCTGTCCATGAACATATATGACTTGGTCTTCACCTAAATTGAAAAGATCCATTTGATTCTGTTCTTATCTAGAAGAGTATTTTGGTGCCTCCAAGTGGCAGCCTTTCGTGCCTTCACGactttttttgtcaaatgCTTGACttggagagaagagagggGACAAAGTTTGAGCCCCTTACCCCCACAAGGCCTTAAATGGTAACGCCCCTGTTTTTGTGTTATGTCCTTAATGTCCCTCCACAAGTAAGACTTGTTTTCTCTTGTTTGTTAAAAAAGTTAGAATTTAATTGggatataaaaatattagaacTTGTAAGAGATTTGTAGTTTAAGTAGTTAAGAGTGTTTGTTGTTGTACCAGAGGTTTTATGATCGATTACCCCTATCTCATtatcgcttgtttagaaaaTATAGAACTTCATTTGGTTTGTGTGTATTACTCTAACTTAGCTAGTGACATATAACTTAATTGGTTGAGTTCTTTTACCTCCATTCATGTAGGAAGAGGTTCGAAATTCCAGACAtgcaatgaatatttgtgtgtAAACCCCACTTCTCcaatcgcttgtactaaaaaaaaccaCAGTATATATTATTCTAacttaattgaattgaattgatgtCATGTTGAGAAAATAGTAACAATGGCAAGTGATGCATGAGATGGGGAACCATAATCGGATATTTTGTCAAATGCCAAAAGGGTATTTATGGAAAAAGAATACAAGTCTCCTCTGACAGATAATTTTTCAACATTGTACATTAAATATATGTTTCATAAGATAACAAACATAAAAGGACAGAGAGCTCCTAAACCATCCAGTTGCTTATAGAAAACTCAGAAAACCTTTGATTATATAAATCCCATACCAAAACCAAACAAGGAGATGAAGACGAGCTCTCCACTACTATTGAGAGCTAGCTACCTTATACAGAGACAGAGTGCCTTCTTCCAATTCATTCTCTGATCATCCTTCCTTAAATCaaacccatctctctctctctctctctctcatctccaaccatcttaattattttctggCACATTTATTTTGCAATGGAATTTCAGTTTCAACAGCAGAACCAAATTTGCTTCCCAGCAGCAGCTAACAAAGCTGTAGGCATTCCAATGAGCAAAGTGGGAAAGTTGAAGGGAAGAACTAGAAGCAACAACGCAAACAAGTTTGTTGGTGTGAGGCAAAGGCCTTCAGGGAGATGGGTAGCTGAGATCAAAGACACCACACAGAAGATAAGAATGTGGCTCGGAACCTTTGAGACTGCCGAAGAGGCTGCTCGAGCTTACGATGAAGCTGCCTGCCTTCTTCGCGGCTCAAATACTCGAACCAACTTTATTACACATGTCTCTTTGGATTCTCCTATTGCTTCTCGAATCCGAAATCTACTTAACACCAAAAAAGGAGGATCAAGCAAACAAGTAATAGAGCAAACTAGTTCTAGTATTGCTGATCATGATTATATGAATGCCTCACATCCTCCCACATCTTCAACTACTAGTAGTGACAAGTACATGACTAGAAATATTAGCACTGCTAGTACAAGCACCTGTAATTCCACCAGCAGTGGCAGTGATACACTATCTAGTGAGGTGTTTCAAGATTCTCAGCTGTTTGATGATGTCTACAGACCAGATTTGAGACACTGCAATGAGGAATTTGAGTTGAGCTCTTCTGCTTCTCAATCCAATCTTTCATGGGATGGATTTCAAACCGGGGTTGACGGGTTCTCATTTGCCCAACAAGTGTTTGATTTGCCGAAACATCAGGCAGCTactgctgcttcttcttcttctactactactactactacaGCAGCTGAAGCTGATTCGGAGTTTCTGGAATTCGAAAGGATGAAAGTTGAAAGGCAGATATCAGCTTCCCTCTATGCAATGAATGGAGTGCAAGAGTATATGGATACAGTTTATGATCCTAACGAACCCTCTTGGGATCTTCCACCATTGTGTCCTTTGTTCTGCTAAATAtgaaggttttttttagtgatcaaggaattttcatctctctttcattcttgtcatctttcttttttttctttcgctTTAAACTCTCAAAAGGGGTTTATGGTATACGACCGGATTATAATAACTGAGAAACTGTTAGAGATAAAGATGGATACTTATTTGTATAACTTATTCTTGCTGATTTAAAGATGTCTGCAGAAACTACATACATGGAGAAGTTACACTTAATGTTATTTAAAGCTTTCCTCAATCATAAAATGTCTTTCTTTCCCAGAATCCCAGCAATCATGTTGATTTAAATATACCCATGTCCCCTATTGTCCAAATCAACTATCTTACTTTGggataaaaatatatgtactTGATATGTTACAGGTAAcaattaagaaacaaaatgcaCCCTTCCTCTTACAGCTAAAACTAAGAAACTCCGAGGAGGACCGATCCTTTACTGCCGATTCGCGATTTCACCTTTCAACCGGTTGGAGAACTTGCGGCAGTAAGGACAGTCTTTACCTGAAATATCATTTAAGGTCCATGATCAACctattcaagtaaaaaaaataaaagaataaaatgaaaacgaTAGCATATGTTAAGGGCAGCTAAAGTAGCATGGTTAATTTTGTTGAGCCAGACAAAATGTTGAAACTAGATTTGGTTTAGGGGAGTGGAGCTTGATCCCTAAGAAACCTgtcattataatttatataaactcaaCATTGGCTTGAGCGGAGGTATGCAATCATTTCCATTCACTGGCTAAAGCAATTCTTGCAAACATGGAATATTACGTTAAGCCTCTAGTCAGGAATATGTGAAAGCATTTCTTCCTGTGAGAAATCCTACTCTAACATCAGATAACTCTTCTCTATAATCCTTGCTCCTTTCCTTACCTTGCTAGATGTTGATGGTTTTGAAAACAGTTCCCAAATTGATAAAGAAAAGATGTTGAACCATAAAAATGCAATCCCTGTAGTCTTTAAAGTATGTTGTTGGTTTATTTTATGTCCTCCACTACTTAAAATGGAGTTTTGATGTTAGTTTGTGTGTGTGACGCAAAAGGATTTATGTGTACAAGTACATGAAAATAGTGTAAGATAGTTTATTATCACAATCCTTACAGAATTGGTCTTCTCTACATTATCGGATTGCAAGACTCAAGACTGATCAAGAATTCAACACTACTCTCGACCTGCAGCCTCTGTGTCAATGTTCCATATAGATTACGAGCTAAAGGGGTTTCTAGTTCTATAAGAATTAGGATTAACAGTTCTATAGCAATAAGGATACCTCAAGGAGTCTTTTGATGGGCAAGACTCCTTGAAGTAATGCATATAAATAGAGCAGCTCCCTCTAAGAGCTGATACACACAAATCTCATCAAGTAATTCACCCCATCTGGAATCTGAGAATAAGGCAGTCGGTTATCTTAGAGAAGAGTTGTCTCCCAAGTGTTCGATAAAAGACTTCAATGGCAGAACAAGGTTAGTGTTCAAGTTATAATAGCTTAGAAAGTTTAcatgtggtatcagagcataagTTATTTTATCTTCTACCTAACCAATTTTGTTGCAGCTTTTAgaacttgaaaattgaagGATAATTAAGTTTTCAAGGTTAAAGAAACTTGACACAGCAAGAGTTAATGCTAACACCTTGCTGTGGCAAACAGAAATTGATCAAAGTTTTGTATAGTTCTTGCCGTGCTCTGAGCAAGCCAAAGCAACTCAGACACAACAAGATCTGTACATTCAAAGTTTTATGATCAAACTTGTGTTGAAAATAAAGGCATAATGAATGATTCACTATCCAAAGATGTGAATGATTTATCGTGCAATTATTTTCAGCAGAACAGCATAAGAGATGAAACACGTAGGCTATCAAGGTTGTTCTTCTGTCCAAAGATGTGGAACCTTTCTTGTACAGGAAGCTTATGTGATTTTCATGTCTTAGTGTTGATAAACatgttttgatttcttcacCTAAAGGTGAGAATCGATCATGTTTTAAAGTTATggggttttcagtttttaaacatatatatactatGTGTTTTTTCAGTTAATCACAACTCGATTGAAACTCTCGTTGGCTCCAACTACACCAAATGGAGGGAAGATGTGGAAATTGCTGTAGGTCTGCTGGACTATGAGATGGCTATTGAAGTAGATGCTCCTGCAGTACCTGATGCAGATGCATCTGCTGGagcaaaagcaaaatatgCCAAATGGGTTAAGGCAAACAAAATGGCTATTCTAATCATGAGAAGGTCAATTTCACCATCTGTCAAGGGAAGCATTACATCATGTGATAATGCCAAGAAGTTTATTGATTCTATTGGGGAGAAGTTTCAGGAATCAGAAAAGGCTGAGATTGGAACTCTAATGGGACAGCTTACTGATACAAAATACAATGGGGAAAGATGTGTGAGAACACACATACTGAACATGCTGGAAATTGGGAACAAACTGAAGGCACTCAAAGTCAATGTGGATGAAACTATGATGGTGCATTTTGCTATAAACTCTCTGCCTAGTACTTTCAAGCATCTTAGAAGCACATATGTAGCTCAAAAGGAGAAGTGGACAGTAATTGACCTCATAAGCATCTGTGTGCaggaagaacaaaatatgaagaaagatAAGGCTGAAGAAAAGATTAATATGGTTCAAAACAGCTTCAGAAGGGATTTTGGAAAAGGCAAAATCgttggaaagaaaaacaaggaagaaaaggagacTAAAGGACTGAAACCAGAAGGACTCAAGTGTTACTTCTGCAAGAAGTTTGGTCATATGAAGAGGAATTGTGACAGGTACAAGCGTTGGTTGGATAAGCAAAAGGCTAAAGGTAAGAATCAAgtacatgtttgttttgagtctaATGCAATTGAGATTTCTTCAGATTCATGGTGGTTAGATAGTGGTGCATCAGTTCATGTGGCTAATTCCTTGCAGGGGTTCAAAACAAAGAGGCTGCCAAGCAAGGCTGAGATGAAGGTGTTCGTAGGAAATGGAGAAAGAGTCAAGGTGGAGTACATTGGATTAGCTAGGATCGAGTTGGAGTCTGGTTTTATTTTGGAGTTAGTAGATGTAGTTTATATTCCTTCTATGAAAAGGAATCTTATTTCAGTTAGTAAGCTTGTAAAATCAAACTTACAGTTTGAGTTTGATGAGTCTGGATTCTccattttcagaaataaagTTATGATTGGCAATGGTTTTCTAAATGATGGAATGTTTCGATTAAACTGCAAGAAACCAAATCCCAGCACTGGAAATCTAAGCATCAATGTGATAagcactaaaagaaaagcagaaaaagaagaatcttATAAACTTTGGCACAAGAGACTAGGACATGTCTCAGCTGAAAGAATGAATTTGCTTAACAAAGAAAATCTGTTGCCACCACTTAACCACCATGACAAAGACAGTGTTTGCATAGAATGTGTTAAAGGGAAATTGAcaaatttgagaaagaaaggtgCTAAAAGAAGTGAAAAAGTGCTGGAAATCATACATACAGACATTTGTGGTCCTTTTCCCACTCAAACACATGATGGTTTGAAGTATTTCATAACCTTCACAGATGATTACTCTCGATATGGTTATGTGTACTTAA
Above is a genomic segment from Prunus dulcis chromosome 7, ALMONDv2, whole genome shotgun sequence containing:
- the LOC117633971 gene encoding uncharacterized protein LOC117633971 codes for the protein MAEQVNHNSIETLVGSNYTKWREDVEIAVGLLDYEMAIEVDAPAVPDADASAGAKAKYAKWVKANKMAILIMRRSISPSVKGSITSCDNAKKFIDSIGEKFQESEKAEIGTLMGQLTDTKYNGERCYFQAS
- the LOC117635598 gene encoding ethylene-responsive transcription factor ERN1-like, which gives rise to MEFQFQQQNQICFPAAANKAVGIPMSKVGKLKGRTRSNNANKFVGVRQRPSGRWVAEIKDTTQKIRMWLGTFETAEEAARAYDEAACLLRGSNTRTNFITHVSLDSPIASRIRNLLNTKKGGSSKQVIEQTSSSIADHDYMNASHPPTSSTTSSDKYMTRNISTASTSTCNSTSSGSDTLSSEVFQDSQLFDDVYRPDLRHCNEEFELSSSASQSNLSWDGFQTGVDGFSFAQQVFDLPKHQAATAASSSSTTTTTTAAEADSEFLEFERMKVERQISASLYAMNGVQEYMDTVYDPNEPSWDLPPLCPLFC